DNA from Bradyrhizobium japonicum USDA 6:
CGATACCGTCTCGAGCACAGTTTCGCGGTCGGCGGGTGGACGATTGCGCCGATGGTCAACTTCATGCGGCGCGACCAGAATTCCTACAGTCCGGTCACGCAGCAGTTCATTCCGGCAAAGGCCCGCATGGGGACCGGAGGTTCGGTGCAATACGCGATCCGAGAAGGGATGTCCCTGAAGGCGAGTGCGGAGCGCTTCTGGATCAATGAGAACTTGACCGCGCTGACGCCCGACCTGAGCGTTCGCGGATGGATCGCAACGTTTGGCGGGAGTGTGAGATTTTGACACGCGTCGTGATCGGACTGAGCGGCCTCGTTCTCGTTGCGGCGTTGATCGGCGATATCCTGGCGTCCGGTGCGGTGCTGGCGCAAGCGAACTGCCCCGAAGGGAGGAACGCCAGTGGTGCATGCGTCAACGGCGGTCTCGCCGGGTCGCTGCGCCAGCGGGCGATCATCTTCTCGCAACCCAAGCTTTCGTATACCGGCGCGCCGGTCTCACAGAGCCGTGGCGACGGCCAGGACACAAACACCCCGAGATCAATCGAGAGGTCCTACGACAAATATGGACCACCTCCGCCGCAGCCCGTGCCGGCGGTGGTTCCGACAGTGCCGCCAACGCCGCCTCCGCCCGTGACGTCTGACCGGCGGCTCAAGCGCGACATCTTCCGGCTCGGATGTCTCGACAGCGGCATCTGCTTCTACCGGTTTCGCTATCTCTGGGACGACACTTTCTATGTCGGTGTGATGGCCC
Protein-coding regions in this window:
- a CDS encoding tail fiber domain-containing protein; its protein translation is MTRVVIGLSGLVLVAALIGDILASGAVLAQANCPEGRNASGACVNGGLAGSLRQRAIIFSQPKLSYTGAPVSQSRGDGQDTNTPRSIERSYDKYGPPPPQPVPAVVPTVPPTPPPPVTSDRRLKRDIFRLGCLDSGICFYRFRYLWDDTFYVGVMAQEVERIAPDAVVHGPDGYLRVRYDLLGLQFRTWSEEGGSTLSPSYLPNKIAVFVISAGALHPLSAALSSPN